The Geminocystis sp. NIES-3708 genomic sequence CCATTAAGGCTTCGTCGGTGGTGGGATTACCTTCTTTTTCAAGGGTTTTTTCGTAAAAATCGGGGTGACGGAGACGATCTAATATTTCACGATCGCTCAATCCCATGGCTTTTAAGAGTACTTGAGCCGAGATTTTGCGAGTTTTATCAATTCTTACCCAAACAACGCCGTGCTTATCGGTTTCAAATTTTAACCATGCGCCTCGATTAGGAATTACCGAAGCAGAGTAAGTTCTTTTACCGTTTTTGTCCAATTCCGATTTAAAATAAACACCGGGCGATCGCACAATTTGATTGACAATGACCCGTTCCGCACCATTAATCAAGAATGTACCTCGATCAGTCATCAAAGGTAAATCACCGATAAATACTTCTTGTTCTTTACGTTCTCCTGTTTCCTTGTTTAATAGTAATGTAGGGACATAAACTTGTACGGAGTAACTAGCATCTCTTTTTTTTGCTTCTTCAATATAGTATTTTGGTTCTTTTAGACGATATTTCTCGCCGATGAAATGCAATTCTAGTTTACCTGCATAATCGGTTATTGGTGTAAAACTGTTGAGTTCTTCAATAATACCATGCTCTAAAAACCATTTGTAGCTAGAGCGTTGAATTTCGATTAAATCAGGTAACAGTTCTTGGGTTCTCATAAGTCAGTTGTCAATTATCGGTTATTTGATTATCGTATAAGTGAAGATTGTTTTGAAAAAAAATTTTCGGAAATTAGACAATAATTTATTCTTCAAACTTGAGGTTCAAAATTAAAATTAATGGTCTTTCCAATTTTGTGTTAAATTTTAAACAATCTAGAAGCGTTGTCGTAAGTTTGTTCAGCGATCGTTTCCAGTGATTCTCCTCTAATTTCCGCTAGTTTTTCTGCTACATGAACGACATAAGAAGGTTCATTTCTTTTGCCCCGATAAGGTGTCGGTGCAAGAAAAGGACAATCAGTTTCAATTAAAAGGCGATCGCTTGGTACGATAGAAGCACTAGCATGAACGGTTTTGGCATTTTTAAAAGTAACAACGCCACTAAAACTAATATACATTCCTAGGTCTAAAAACCATTGAGTTTCTTCTGGATTTCCAGCCCAACAGTGCATTACTCCTGTTACTTCTCCTTTTTCACGGATAAATTTACGCAAAATATCCTGTAGAGTACTAGCAGCGTCCCTACAGTGAATAATAACTGGTTTATTTAGTAGTTGGGCGATGGTCAATTGTTGCCAAAAAACTTCTTTTTGTAGCTCTTGTTGATCATCTTTATAAAAATCTAAGCCCATTTCACCAATGGCGACAACTTTGGGATAAGATTGAGCGGATTTTAAAATTTGTTGGTAGGTTTTTTCCCCTTGCCATTTTTGGGCATCTAGCGGGTGTAAACCTACGGCACAGTACAACTCAGGGAATTGTAAAGACAACTGTTTAATACTCTCAAATTCGTCAGGATGGACACAGGAGTGAACTAATTTACTAATTCCTGCAGACTGCCAACGGGCAGATACTGAATCCAAATCTTCTTTGAATAAATCAAAGTTTACATGAACATGGGTATCTATTAGTTGCATTTTTGATAAGTGATTGAGTTATCATTAATTTTCCCGTGGGGGACTAATAATCATAACACGGAGTTGTTCATCTTTTTCAATACTTATTAAGAGGCTTGAGGTACAAGGGTTTTTAAAGCTCTTGCTAATCTTGATTTTTTTCTAGCAGCATTATTTTTGTGATAAACACCTGTTTTTACTGCTTTATCAATTTTGCTGTAAGCCATAGACATAGCTGTATTAACTGTTTGTAACTGTTCGTCACTAGGAGCAGAGGCATAAGCTTCTACTGCTTGAAAATATTTTTTCATCAAAGTTTTAACCGCAGATTTGTAAGACTTATTACGCATACGGTTACGTTCGTTGATTGCGATTCTTTTGAGTGCAGATTTTGAATTAGCCACTATCTTATTCTTAATATAGATTACTTTAATTAAATATATCAGACAAAACTCCTGAAACAGGAATTTATCAGTTTTATTCATAGAATATTCAGAATATCTATTTTAACTTTGATATGGTCTATTGACAAGGGCTGATTTTATCAGAGATTTCCTTTCTGCAAATAGATATAGAACTTATTTGGGATTTTAAGAATATGAGTTATCATTTGATCAAAAATTATTATTATAATCTTCACAATCAGGCATTTAAGTAGTCTCACTGATTTTGAGTGAGAGATCTATTGAAACTTGATTGCCAAAAAAAAACCTACTAATCCTTTAAAATGGACTAAAAGACGAATTGTTGATAATTTTTTATTAACTAGAATTTATCCTCAGAGAATTAATGGGTATATGCCGAAACAAACAAAAAAATTAGAATTGAATATTCCCCAAAAAAATCGAAAAAAGTGATTTATGCGGTTACTGTTAATCGAAGATGATCCTGATTTATCAAACTCAATAAAAGCGGAATTGAAACTTCTAGGTTATGCTGCAGATGTCGCTTTTGATGGAGAGGAAGGAGAATTTTTAGGTACGACGGAAAGTTACGATGTTGTTATCCTTGACCTAGGTTTACCAAAAATGTCAGGTTTGGAAGTGTTAAAACTTTGGCGACAGGCTGGTAATAACGTACCCGTGATTGTGTTGACGGCACGAGATGCTTGGCATGAAAAAGTCGATGGATTTAAAGCAGGTGCTGATGATTATTTGGGCAAACCCTTTCATTTTGAAGAATTGTTGGCTCGTCTTCAAGCAGTTCTTAAGCGTGTTCAAGTTCGCCTCCAAGAAAAACTTAGTCTATTTGGGATTGAACTAGATGAGGAGCAACAAAGTGTCTCAATTAATGGTCAAAAATCAGTCATACTAACCGCTTTAGAATTTCGCTTGTTACGTTATTTAATGACGCATCCTAATAGGGTGTTAAGCAAATATCAGTTAATGGAACATATATATGAATACGACGGTGATCCAGAAAGTAATGTTATAGAGGTTTATATTAACCGATTGCGGCATATTGTGGGAAAAGATTTAATTATCAACCGCCGTGGGCAAGGCTATTTATTTGGTAAAAATCGATGATGTCGTTACAACAAAGATTAAATCGTGGTTTGATCTTGATTCTCTGTGTAGTATTGTTTCTTCAATGGTTGGTAACAGATAAGATGATTAGTGCTGTTATCGAAAAACAAATAGCCATTCATCTAAATCATGACAGCGATTCTATTCTCACAACCCTTAAACCTAATAGTAATAATCAATTGTCTGTGGATAGCTTTCATATCGAGGAAGTTTACAATCAAGCATTTTCAGGACAATATTATGTATTAGTCATTGACAAAAAATTATATTACTCAAAGTCTCTACAAAATGTACCTTTGAAGATTAAACATTTAGGTGTCGGAGAAACAATGCTTTACCATTTAGATGATGGTCCAAAACATCAATCACTACTTGTTTTAGGACGTAGTTTAAATCTATTGGGACACCAAGTTAGTATCACCGTTGCTGAAGATTTAACCGCTGTCCATGATGATATTTTTCATATTCGTTTTATCTATTTGGGTTTATGTTTGATAATCTTATTTTTATCTATTTTTTTACAAGCTCTAAATATTAAACAAGGTTTAAAACCACTTAATCTGATCCAAAAACAATTAGTAGATATTGGTAACGGTAAAAAACAACAGCTTACGGTGAACAAAGCACCAAAAGAAATTAAACCTTTAGTGATTGAATTTAACCGTCTTTTATTATTGGTCGTACGCCGTTTGGAACAATCACGCACAGCTATCGGTAATCTAGCTCATGCTTTAAAAACTCCACTAGCAGTACTTTTTAGAATTGCAGAAAACCCCATTTTTACCGAGTATCCTGAATTACAACAACAACTGTTAACACAGACATCAGCTATTCATCGTTACATTGAACGTGAACTAAAACGTGCTCGTATTTCTGGAGGTCAGCAAACAACTACGGTGTTTAATCTTTATGAGGAATTGACTGTCCTAATAAATTTGTTGAACAACATTTATGCAGAAAAAACTTTACAAATTGAATTTAACACACCAAATGAGTTAGTCAATTTTGATAGAGAAGATTTACTCGAACTAATCGGTAACTTGCTTGACAATGCTTGTAAATGGGCTAAAAAGCGTATTTTAGTTGAAATCAGCTTTACAGAAAATTTAGTTGTGATAATAGCGGATGATGGTATTGGATGTGACAACGCGGAGATTCCATTACTTACCCAGCGTGGGTTGCGTTTAGATGAATTAATTAAAGGACATGGTTTAGGTTTAGCAATTGTTAATGATATTGTCGAATTCTATGGCGGTTCATTGGATTTCCGTCGCAGTGATGAATTAGGAGGTTTTCTGGTTACAGTAATTTTGCCCTTGGGAAAAAAAGATTGGAAATAGCCTTATTTTTAAGTTTTAATTTAACTACGTTTGCTAAGTTGGAAAAGAAACAGAGATTAGAATTTTTCTTCCGTAGGGGATGACTCTAATCTATCTTAGTAAGCAAAAGAGGTATACTCATGGCAACTCCTTTTTCAGTTTTTGGTGGCTCTAATACATCTACACTCACGGATGCTCTTTTAGCACCCAATTCAGGCATCGTCATCCCCTCAAATTCAATTCTGTTAAAAGCATCTAGTCAAGATGCAGTCAATTTTTATGATGGAAGTCTCACCCCTCTAGGTATTAGCTCAGGGTTGCTCCTAACTTCAGGTACAACACCCGGAACAACTAACACTGTCGGCTGGTTTGGTAATGATAATAGCGGTACAAGTGGTTTTTATAACGGCGATGCAGACATTGATGCGGTAGTGAACACCGTTTTTCAAACCCAGTCTTATGATGCCACGACATTATCCTTCGATTTCAACGTAACCGATTCAACCGCTACGTCTATCAGTTTTGATCTCGTTTTCGGCTCTGATGAATATCCCGAATGGGTTGATGCCTTTGTTGATTCCGCTATTGTTATGGTCAACGGGGTGAATTACGCATTGTTTAACCATGATCCGAACCATCCTTTAAGCGTTATCAGTGCCAACTTAACTGCTGGTTATTTCCAAGATAATGCCAACAATGTTTTACCAATTGAATATGATGGTGTTAGCCATGTATTAAAGATTATCGCACCCATTAATAGCGGTACAACCAACCACATCAAAATTGGTATTGCTGACACAGGGGATCATATTTATGATAGTGGTATATTTATTTCTAATTTGTCAGCAGGTAACATTCCGGGATCTGGCGTAGTGAGTACACCCCCCAACTCAGGTACGGACAATAGTGATGTAATAACGGGTTCTGCACAGGATGAGTTTATTGATTTAAAAGGAGGCAACGATATTGCCTATGCCGGTGCAGGAGATGACATTGTTGTTGCTGGTGCGGGAGATGACTCTGTCTATGGGGGGAGTGGTAATGATCAGATCAAGGGTGATGGGGGTAACGATATTCTTGATGGTGGTGATGGCATTTCTGATACAGTTATCTATGGTGGAAATACCAATGAATATAACGTTACATTCAATCTGGATGGTAGTTATACTATCACTGATAACAAAACGGACGCTACCTCTGAAGGTAAAGATACTCTGAGCAATATCGAATTAGCCAAATTTAGTAATGGATTATTTGCATTAACGTCAACTGGTTTGAGTTCAGTGGGAAATCCTCCCCCTCCTCCAACGAACACCCCCGGTTTGGTTCTTATTAGCGGTGTTAGTTCGGCGGGAAATGTCCTGACTGCAACAGTAAGTGATCCAGATGGCATATCTAGTGGAATCAGTTATCAATGGCAAACTTCTAGTGATAATGGAGCGACTTGGACTAATGTAGGGAGTGATAGCAAAACTTACACTGTTACATCGGCTGATATTGGCACACAAGTTCAAGTAACTGCTAACTATATCGATAATGGTGCTATATCCGAATCCCCTGTCAGTTTACCTAAAACTATTCTGGAAACGAAAACTGGTGATTTAGTTGTAACCTTATTAAACCTCAAAGCTCCCCTAGGATCAAGTACCATAAACCCGTTAACAACTTTAGTACAGGATGCTATTGATCTTGGTTTATCTCCTAACACAGCGGCGATCGCTATCAAAAATGTTTTGGGTCTTCCTAGTGACATCCAACTCCAAAGTTACGATGCCTATGCAGTTTTACAGTCCAATTCCACAAACGCCAATGCCCTTGCCGTAGAAAAAGTTGCGGTTCAAGTTGCCATTCTCACTTCACTGTCTGACGATGATACGGGCTTAAATTTAACCTCTGCGATTATTAATGCCGCTACAAATAACCAGACGTTGAATCTTGCTAACGCAAATGACCTTGCTAATATTCTCGGACTTGATATTACAGGTTTAACCACAGCTAATTATCCTCAACCCCTCAGAGAAATTTTTGACAGAAATAAAAGTATGTCCGATGCGATCGCCGATGGAGGTGATGTTAGCGTCATAGAAAAAGAATGGCAAGATTTACTTAGTATCAACGATGGTATTAATTCAACATCAATAGCCGATTTGAGTATCCACATTAATCAAGCCCCCATAGGAACGGCAATAGCAACCTTACCTGAAGGTACAGAAGGTTCAGCTTATATCCTTAATACTAACGATTTACTAGCAGGTTTTAGTGATCCAGAAGGGGGTATTTTGTCAGTAACTAGCTTATCTGCAAATATTTCAGGCACTTTTATCGATAATCAGGATGGCACATGGACTTTCACCCCAAATACAACAAACTATAATGGACCGGTAGAACTCACTTATTCGGTCACTGATAACCAAGGTGCTAATATATCGGCAAACCAACTATTTGTTATTGCACCGAATACAGTAACTCCGATCAATAGTGATCCCATCGGTTCAGCTACAGCAGTTCTGGCTGACGGTAGTGAGGACATAACTTATACTATTAATGCGAGTGATCTGCTACAAGGTTTCAGCGATGCCGATGGTGATACTCTCTCTGTTGATGCCTTGACGGTTGATAACGGTAACTTGGTGGACAACCTTGATGGTACTTGGACGTTGAACCCAAATCTCAATTACAACGGCTTAGTCAACCTCAGCTATAACGTCATTGATGGTAATGGTGGGATTGTCCCAGGTAGCCAAAGCTTTAATTTGGTTGCTGTTAATGATGCTCCTACAGTATTTCAAGCTATTACTAATCAAACAGCAAATGTGGGGAATAAATACAGCTTTACCTTTGATGCTAATACTTTTAATGATGTAGATGCAGGTGACAGCTTAACTTATAAAGCAACCTTAGGGAATGGTAGTGCCTTACCAAGCTGGTTAACTTTTAATGCCACCACTAGAACTTTTAGCGGTACACCTACAATTAACAGTGTAGGAACTCTAAACGTACAAGTAACAGCCCAAGATAATAGTAACAGTAATGTCAGTACAATCTTTAACTTAACAGTATCGAATAGTATTAATGGTACAACTGGAAATGATAAATTGACTGGTACTAATAACAACGATGAGATTAATGGACTTGCCGGTAATGACACTCTCAATGGTAGAGCTGGTAATGATATTCTTAATGGTGGTACGGGTAATGACTCCCTTGTTGGGGGTATTGGTGCTGATACCCTGATTGGCGGTGATGGCAACGATATTTACTCAGTCGATAATCTGGCGGATATTGTAACAGAAGAGAATAATAATTTAACGGTGGGAGGAATTGATTTAGTTAATGCCAACATTAATTACACTCTGTCAGCGAATTTAGAGAATCTCAATTTAATCGGCAGTAGCCTGACCAATGGTACTGGCAACAGTCTCAATAATCAAATTGTCGGCAATGGTCGTGGTAATGTCATAAATGGATCAGAAGGCAATGATACTTTGATAGGAAATGCAGGTAATGATACCTTAATCGGTGGGATAGGTGATGATATTTTGAATGGTGGAGCGGGAAATGATTCTCTCACAGGAGGTAGTGGCATGGATATTTTCCGATTCAATTCAACTTCAGAGAAAACTGACCGAATTTCTGATTTTGTCCAAGCTGATGACACTATAGCTGTTTCCAGTGCTTTTGGAGGAGGCTTAGTCGCAGGTACATTAAAGATTGAACAATTTACAATAGGGAATATTGCCACTAATAGTACTCAGCGTTTTATCTACAATTCCACCAGTGGAGCATTATTTTTTGATATTGATGGTAATGGTGCGACTAAAGCTGTTCAATTTGCAACTCTAAGTCCTAATTTAGCAATTGATTATCAAGACTTTTTAGTAATATAGAAAGTTGTGGTTATGTTTTATGATTCTTAGTAATTAAGTACTCATGCCAAATTAATTTTGTATTTACTGTTTAGTTATATTTCTTTCTTAGAGAGAGTTTTTATTAATTTGTTTAAGAAAAAAATACATAATTAATTTTACTTATTTACTAACAATTAATTTTGTCTAGATATTTTGGATTATTTGTTTATATTTCCTTGAAAGTTTTTAAATACTTATTCTCTGAGTAAAAAAATAGTTTTGTCAATATTGGTGAGGACATTCAGAACTAATATCCATAAAATGTATTTTAAAATATCAAAAATAAGTTACACACTTTTTGAGTTATTTATTATTAATTGAAACAGAAAAAAAGGGCAAAAAGCCCTCTCGAAAAACTCAATAAATGGGGGATAATTTTCTAAGGTAAATCGGTATATCCCATCAGGAAGCGATCACATTCTTTAGCGACATCACGCCCTTCATTAAATGCCCACACTACTAAACTTTGACCCCGACGACAATCACCAGCGGCAAACACGTTAGGGATACTTGTTACATATTTCCCATATTCGGCTTTAATATTACTACGATTATCGGTTTCTAATCCCATTTGTTCTAATAATAATTGCTCAGGACCGAGAAAACCCATCGCTAATAAAACTAATTGTGCAGGTAATCTTTTTTCTGTACCTGTAATTGGTTTAGGAATAAAACGTCCTTGTTCATCTCTTGCCCATTCCACCTCCACTGTATGCACGGCAATAACATTACCTTCAGAGTCTCCCTCGAATTTAGTGGCAGTTGTAGTATAAACTCTAGGGTCATTGCCGAACTTAGCAGCGGCTTCTTCTTGTCCATAATCGAGACGATAAATTTTGGGATATTCGGGCCAAGGGTTGTTTTTTGCTCTGATTTCTGGGGGCTGAGGCATAATTTCTAACTGGGTTACGCTATTGCAACCATGTCTTACAGATGTACCAACGCAATCTGTACCAGTATCACCACCACCGATAATCACGACATCTTTACCTGCGGCGGAAATTAAACCTTCTTGATTTTTGTTTAAAACGGCTTTGGTGTTAGCGGTAAGAAAATCCATAGCAAAATGAATCCCTTTGAGTGATCGTCCTTCTATGGGCAAATCACGAGGTTTTCCAGCACCGATGGCAAGGATAACAGCATCATTTTCTTTTACTAAAATTTCCGCAGGAATATCTTTACCAATGGCACTATTACAGACGAATTTTATTCCTTCTTCTTCTAATACTCGGATACGACGCATGACAACTTGTTCTTTATCAAGTTTCATATTAGGAATTCCATACATTAATAATCCACCGGGGCGATCGTCTTTTTCGTAAACAGTGACAGAATGTCCAGCTTTATTTAGTTGTGCGGCGGCAGATAAACCTGCTGGACCTGAGCCTACAATAGCAATCTTTTTACCTGTCCGTTTTTCAGGGGGTTGAGGTGTTACCCAACCTTGATCCCAACCATGATCTATGATAGAACATTCTATGTTTTTGATGGTAACGGGAGGATTGTTGATTCCGAGTACACAAGAACCCTCACAAGGAGCAGGACAGACTCTACCAGTAAATTCAGGGAAGTTGTTAGTTTTGTGAAGTCTATCAAGTGCTTCTTTCCATAAACCTCTATAAATCAAGTCATTCCATTCAGGAATAAGATTATTGACGGGGCAACCACTAGCCATACCGCTAATCAGTTCTCCAGTATGACAAAAAGGTGTACCGCAATCCATACATCTCGCACCTTGATTACGGAGATTTTCTTCGGGTAAATGTAAGTGAAATTCATCCCAGTTTTGAATTCTTTCAAGAGGATCTTTATCAACGGGTAATTCTCTAGTAAACTCTAAAAATCCTGTGGCTTTTCCCATATTTTTACTTTTTCAATTAAGGTTTTTTTGATAAATAAAAGCTGTTTTTGTCAAATATTCATAACAATATCAATCTATTTTTTATTTGTTATACAGATAACTTTAGAGTACTTCAAATACTTGAAAAATTAATATTTATTAAATAGTGTCATCAAATCATAGTTATAAATATAACTTTTTAAAGATACAACTATTTATTAATTAATGAGAGGATAATATTCTAAATTTATCTTGACAAATTGACCATATTTAATACATTATATCTATCTTATATCAAATTAAAATTAATTTTAATATTAATCTAATAATTCTTAATTAAAATTCAACATTCATGGGGGTGCGAGGGAAAGGAATTACATCTCTAATATTTTCCATTCCTGTCATAAACTGTACTAATCTTTCAAATCCTAATCCAAAACCAGCATGGGGTACTGTGCCATATCTTCGTAAGTCTAAATACCACCATAAATTTTCAGGATTGATATTTAATTCTGCAAT encodes the following:
- a CDS encoding TatD family hydrolase, coding for MQLIDTHVHVNFDLFKEDLDSVSARWQSAGISKLVHSCVHPDEFESIKQLSLQFPELYCAVGLHPLDAQKWQGEKTYQQILKSAQSYPKVVAIGEMGLDFYKDDQQELQKEVFWQQLTIAQLLNKPVIIHCRDAASTLQDILRKFIREKGEVTGVMHCWAGNPEETQWFLDLGMYISFSGVVTFKNAKTVHASASIVPSDRLLIETDCPFLAPTPYRGKRNEPSYVVHVAEKLAEIRGESLETIAEQTYDNASRLFKI
- the rpsT gene encoding 30S ribosomal protein S20, giving the protein MANSKSALKRIAINERNRMRNKSYKSAVKTLMKKYFQAVEAYASAPSDEQLQTVNTAMSMAYSKIDKAVKTGVYHKNNAARKKSRLARALKTLVPQAS
- a CDS encoding response regulator transcription factor, which translates into the protein MRLLLIEDDPDLSNSIKAELKLLGYAADVAFDGEEGEFLGTTESYDVVILDLGLPKMSGLEVLKLWRQAGNNVPVIVLTARDAWHEKVDGFKAGADDYLGKPFHFEELLARLQAVLKRVQVRLQEKLSLFGIELDEEQQSVSINGQKSVILTALEFRLLRYLMTHPNRVLSKYQLMEHIYEYDGDPESNVIEVYINRLRHIVGKDLIINRRGQGYLFGKNR
- a CDS encoding sensor histidine kinase translates to MMSLQQRLNRGLILILCVVLFLQWLVTDKMISAVIEKQIAIHLNHDSDSILTTLKPNSNNQLSVDSFHIEEVYNQAFSGQYYVLVIDKKLYYSKSLQNVPLKIKHLGVGETMLYHLDDGPKHQSLLVLGRSLNLLGHQVSITVAEDLTAVHDDIFHIRFIYLGLCLIILFLSIFLQALNIKQGLKPLNLIQKQLVDIGNGKKQQLTVNKAPKEIKPLVIEFNRLLLLVVRRLEQSRTAIGNLAHALKTPLAVLFRIAENPIFTEYPELQQQLLTQTSAIHRYIERELKRARISGGQQTTTVFNLYEELTVLINLLNNIYAEKTLQIEFNTPNELVNFDREDLLELIGNLLDNACKWAKKRILVEISFTENLVVIIADDGIGCDNAEIPLLTQRGLRLDELIKGHGLGLAIVNDIVEFYGGSLDFRRSDELGGFLVTVILPLGKKDWK
- a CDS encoding cadherin-like domain-containing protein, producing the protein MATPFSVFGGSNTSTLTDALLAPNSGIVIPSNSILLKASSQDAVNFYDGSLTPLGISSGLLLTSGTTPGTTNTVGWFGNDNSGTSGFYNGDADIDAVVNTVFQTQSYDATTLSFDFNVTDSTATSISFDLVFGSDEYPEWVDAFVDSAIVMVNGVNYALFNHDPNHPLSVISANLTAGYFQDNANNVLPIEYDGVSHVLKIIAPINSGTTNHIKIGIADTGDHIYDSGIFISNLSAGNIPGSGVVSTPPNSGTDNSDVITGSAQDEFIDLKGGNDIAYAGAGDDIVVAGAGDDSVYGGSGNDQIKGDGGNDILDGGDGISDTVIYGGNTNEYNVTFNLDGSYTITDNKTDATSEGKDTLSNIELAKFSNGLFALTSTGLSSVGNPPPPPTNTPGLVLISGVSSAGNVLTATVSDPDGISSGISYQWQTSSDNGATWTNVGSDSKTYTVTSADIGTQVQVTANYIDNGAISESPVSLPKTILETKTGDLVVTLLNLKAPLGSSTINPLTTLVQDAIDLGLSPNTAAIAIKNVLGLPSDIQLQSYDAYAVLQSNSTNANALAVEKVAVQVAILTSLSDDDTGLNLTSAIINAATNNQTLNLANANDLANILGLDITGLTTANYPQPLREIFDRNKSMSDAIADGGDVSVIEKEWQDLLSINDGINSTSIADLSIHINQAPIGTAIATLPEGTEGSAYILNTNDLLAGFSDPEGGILSVTSLSANISGTFIDNQDGTWTFTPNTTNYNGPVELTYSVTDNQGANISANQLFVIAPNTVTPINSDPIGSATAVLADGSEDITYTINASDLLQGFSDADGDTLSVDALTVDNGNLVDNLDGTWTLNPNLNYNGLVNLSYNVIDGNGGIVPGSQSFNLVAVNDAPTVFQAITNQTANVGNKYSFTFDANTFNDVDAGDSLTYKATLGNGSALPSWLTFNATTRTFSGTPTINSVGTLNVQVTAQDNSNSNVSTIFNLTVSNSINGTTGNDKLTGTNNNDEINGLAGNDTLNGRAGNDILNGGTGNDSLVGGIGADTLIGGDGNDIYSVDNLADIVTEENNNLTVGGIDLVNANINYTLSANLENLNLIGSSLTNGTGNSLNNQIVGNGRGNVINGSEGNDTLIGNAGNDTLIGGIGDDILNGGAGNDSLTGGSGMDIFRFNSTSEKTDRISDFVQADDTIAVSSAFGGGLVAGTLKIEQFTIGNIATNSTQRFIYNSTSGALFFDIDGNGATKAVQFATLSPNLAIDYQDFLVI
- a CDS encoding glutamate synthase subunit beta; protein product: MGKATGFLEFTRELPVDKDPLERIQNWDEFHLHLPEENLRNQGARCMDCGTPFCHTGELISGMASGCPVNNLIPEWNDLIYRGLWKEALDRLHKTNNFPEFTGRVCPAPCEGSCVLGINNPPVTIKNIECSIIDHGWDQGWVTPQPPEKRTGKKIAIVGSGPAGLSAAAQLNKAGHSVTVYEKDDRPGGLLMYGIPNMKLDKEQVVMRRIRVLEEEGIKFVCNSAIGKDIPAEILVKENDAVILAIGAGKPRDLPIEGRSLKGIHFAMDFLTANTKAVLNKNQEGLISAAGKDVVIIGGGDTGTDCVGTSVRHGCNSVTQLEIMPQPPEIRAKNNPWPEYPKIYRLDYGQEEAAAKFGNDPRVYTTTATKFEGDSEGNVIAVHTVEVEWARDEQGRFIPKPITGTEKRLPAQLVLLAMGFLGPEQLLLEQMGLETDNRSNIKAEYGKYVTSIPNVFAAGDCRRGQSLVVWAFNEGRDVAKECDRFLMGYTDLP